One region of Flavobacterium sp. GSB-24 genomic DNA includes:
- a CDS encoding family 20 glycosylhydrolase produces the protein MKKFLYLFFVLSFLNGTAQNFQQNNSIIPAPNFYKLTGDSIRIIGKVQINFVNKNYSEREFKSAQILETAFNSQTASKKSHVKIDFNTNVNFTSKEAYKIEITSKKIIVSGKEEGLFYGVQTLLQLLPNKISKEIKLPCLIIEDQPRYSYRGLHLDVCRHFFSVAVIKDFIRQMSSYKLNNFHWHLTDDQGWRIEIKKYPKLTEVGSKRAQTLVGNKFERSPFFFDGNPYGGFYTQEEIKDVVKFAEENYVNVIPEIEMPGHASAAVTAYPNLACFPDRNYKVIESWGVFEDVFCAGKDETFTFLEDVLTEVMALFPSKNIHVGGDECPKTRWKTCPNCQKRITALGLKDEHELQSYFIKRIEKFLNANGRQIFGWDEILEGGLAPNAAVMSWRGESGGIHAAKLKHPVVMTPEGTVYFDYNQGYSPNEPLTVGRLSTLEKVYNYNPTPVDSLSVEEQKYIIGAQANLWSEYLTSPAKLNYMLYPRVLALAEIAWTEPKNKNYNHFIQNQLPYHLEKLELEDRLYKVPTPFGADEMALIASKYILDLKPTIKNGKIFYTIDGYNPDETAELYQNPVPINIPKGEYRIIKTIQISESGKRSSINKIIVRNPDLKSALAIQPKKNGLKYEYYTGTFKQVLDLELSKPAATGIFEGKISVEKWKTKLERYIGLKFNGYIFVPETGNYTFSTLSDDGSKLFIDDELTVDNDGIHWANEAYGAVKLEKGFHKINISYFDLTGGTILNCFIQKEGKKKEEITASQLFYE, from the coding sequence ATGAAAAAATTCCTTTACCTCTTTTTTGTTCTTTCTTTTTTAAATGGAACCGCACAAAATTTCCAGCAGAATAACTCTATTATTCCAGCTCCAAATTTCTACAAATTAACAGGAGACAGTATTCGTATAATTGGAAAAGTTCAAATCAATTTTGTGAATAAAAATTACAGTGAAAGGGAATTTAAATCGGCTCAAATTTTAGAAACGGCTTTCAATTCTCAAACTGCTTCAAAGAAATCACATGTAAAAATTGACTTTAATACGAATGTGAATTTCACATCAAAAGAAGCCTATAAAATCGAAATTACTTCTAAAAAAATTATAGTTTCAGGAAAAGAAGAAGGGTTGTTTTATGGAGTTCAAACTTTACTTCAGCTTCTTCCAAACAAAATTTCAAAAGAAATCAAACTTCCTTGTCTAATTATTGAAGATCAACCCCGATATTCTTACCGAGGCCTGCATTTAGACGTCTGCCGTCATTTTTTCTCTGTTGCTGTCATAAAAGATTTTATCAGACAAATGTCCAGCTATAAATTAAATAATTTTCACTGGCATTTAACCGACGATCAAGGATGGAGGATCGAAATAAAAAAATATCCGAAACTGACCGAAGTTGGTTCAAAAAGAGCTCAAACTTTAGTGGGAAATAAATTTGAACGATCGCCATTTTTTTTCGACGGAAATCCATACGGAGGATTTTACACTCAGGAAGAAATTAAAGATGTTGTGAAATTTGCCGAAGAAAATTACGTGAATGTTATTCCAGAAATCGAAATGCCGGGCCATGCTTCTGCCGCCGTTACAGCATATCCAAATTTAGCTTGTTTTCCAGATCGAAATTATAAAGTTATAGAATCTTGGGGTGTTTTTGAAGATGTATTTTGTGCGGGAAAAGATGAAACTTTTACTTTTTTAGAAGATGTTTTAACCGAAGTCATGGCATTATTTCCAAGTAAAAATATTCATGTCGGCGGAGACGAATGCCCAAAAACAAGATGGAAAACCTGCCCAAATTGCCAAAAGAGAATTACAGCTTTAGGTTTAAAAGATGAGCATGAATTACAGAGTTATTTTATTAAAAGAATTGAAAAATTCTTGAATGCTAATGGAAGACAGATTTTTGGCTGGGATGAAATCCTCGAAGGTGGACTCGCCCCAAACGCTGCCGTTATGTCTTGGCGTGGAGAATCGGGCGGAATTCATGCAGCAAAACTGAAACACCCAGTTGTAATGACACCAGAAGGAACGGTTTATTTTGATTACAATCAGGGATATTCTCCAAATGAACCGCTTACCGTTGGCAGATTAAGTACTTTAGAAAAAGTATACAACTATAACCCAACTCCGGTTGACAGTTTATCGGTTGAAGAACAAAAATATATTATCGGAGCTCAAGCCAATCTTTGGTCAGAATATTTAACTAGCCCAGCAAAATTGAATTATATGCTTTATCCGCGTGTTTTGGCTTTAGCAGAAATCGCTTGGACAGAACCAAAAAATAAAAACTACAACCATTTTATTCAAAATCAACTGCCCTATCATTTAGAAAAGTTAGAATTAGAAGATCGATTGTATAAAGTTCCGACGCCATTTGGTGCTGATGAAATGGCTTTAATTGCATCAAAATATATTTTAGATTTAAAACCAACTATAAAAAACGGAAAGATCTTTTATACAATTGACGGTTATAATCCTGATGAAACGGCAGAATTGTATCAAAATCCAGTGCCCATAAATATTCCAAAAGGAGAATATCGAATCATCAAAACGATTCAAATCAGCGAAAGCGGCAAAAGAAGTTCTATTAATAAAATCATAGTTCGAAATCCAGATTTAAAATCAGCCTTGGCCATTCAGCCTAAGAAAAATGGTTTGAAATATGAATATTATACAGGAACATTTAAACAAGTTCTGGATTTGGAGCTTTCAAAACCTGCAGCGACAGGAATTTTTGAAGGCAAAATCAGCGTTGAAAAATGGAAAACAAAATTAGAACGTTATATCGGCTTAAAATTTAACGGATACATCTTTGTACCTGAAACTGGAAATTATACTTTTTCGACCCTTTCAGACGACGGATCGAAGCTTTTTATTGATGATGAATTGACTGTTGATAATGACGGTATTCATTGGGCAAATGAAGCTTACGGAGCAGTTAAACTAGAAAAAGGTTTTCATAAAATCAACATCAGTTATTTTGACTTAACCGGCGGTACAATTTTAAATTGTTTTATTCAGAAAGAAGGAAAAAAGAAAGAAGAAATTACAGCATCGCAGTTATTTTATGAATAA
- a CDS encoding DeoR/GlpR family DNA-binding transcription regulator, whose protein sequence is MSTENEVLNYSKEERKNHILKEINLHTRVSFETLSAKLGVSEDTIRRDINELDADALLIKVKGGAMTKGYHYSSSNQTYAVEAKQVIAQKAVGLLHDGMVLIVDGGTTIREFIRLIPNDLNLTVFTITALTAVQLLDKPNIKTIMIGGSISSYSQMCVSGEAFHQLANIKADLLVLGTNALDVDGGYSDSDWETVQVKKAMIQASKKTAVLTITEKLNTVLKMKIASLSEVNYVITEEEPTHEKLKPYKSAVPSLVVV, encoded by the coding sequence ATGAGTACTGAAAATGAAGTTTTAAATTATAGTAAAGAAGAACGTAAAAATCATATTTTAAAAGAGATCAATCTGCACACGCGTGTAAGTTTTGAAACCCTCTCAGCTAAACTTGGTGTTTCTGAAGATACTATTCGCCGTGATATTAATGAACTCGACGCTGATGCACTTTTGATTAAAGTAAAAGGCGGCGCAATGACCAAAGGATATCACTATTCTTCATCTAACCAGACTTATGCAGTCGAAGCCAAACAGGTTATTGCTCAAAAAGCAGTCGGACTACTTCATGACGGAATGGTTTTGATTGTTGACGGAGGAACTACCATTCGTGAATTCATCCGATTAATTCCAAACGATCTTAATTTAACCGTTTTTACCATTACAGCTTTAACGGCCGTACAACTTTTAGATAAGCCTAATATTAAAACGATCATGATTGGCGGCAGTATTTCTTCTTACAGTCAAATGTGTGTGAGCGGAGAAGCTTTTCATCAATTAGCCAACATAAAAGCAGATCTTTTGGTTTTGGGAACAAATGCATTAGACGTAGACGGTGGTTATTCTGATTCGGACTGGGAAACTGTTCAGGTAAAAAAGGCAATGATTCAGGCTTCTAAAAAAACAGCAGTTTTAACAATTACGGAAAAATTAAATACGGTTCTTAAAATGAAAATTGCGAGTTTGTCTGAAGTAAACTATGTTATTACTGAGGAAGAACCTACTCACGAAAAACTAAAGCCATATAAAAGCGCCGTTCCAAGTCTGGTTGTGGTTTAA
- a CDS encoding amidohydrolase, with product MKIALIQTDLFWENAAANRENFDSKIDEIASEVNLIVLPEMFSTGFTMNPSAIAETMEGETIEWMKVKAKQKNAAITGSLVITENGKYYNRMFFVFPSGDFQYYDKRHLFSLAGEDQFYTAGTQKLIVEYLEWKICLQICYDLRFPVFARNVENYDLLLYVANWPKVRTNAWDTLLNARAIENLSYVAGVNTVGFDDNNFEHNGHTQLIDFWGNYIIKPQETAGVFVAELDKNIMLETRRKLNFLGDRDTFEIKI from the coding sequence ATGAAAATTGCTTTAATCCAAACCGATCTTTTCTGGGAAAATGCTGCTGCAAATCGAGAAAACTTTGATTCAAAAATCGATGAGATTGCTTCTGAAGTAAATTTAATTGTACTTCCAGAAATGTTTTCGACAGGATTTACAATGAATCCATCTGCAATTGCCGAAACGATGGAAGGAGAAACAATCGAATGGATGAAAGTAAAAGCAAAACAAAAAAATGCTGCAATAACAGGAAGCTTAGTTATTACAGAAAATGGAAAATATTACAACCGAATGTTTTTTGTTTTTCCGTCAGGAGATTTTCAATATTATGATAAAAGACATTTGTTTTCGCTGGCGGGAGAAGACCAGTTTTACACTGCTGGAACTCAGAAATTAATTGTTGAATATTTAGAATGGAAAATTTGTCTTCAAATTTGTTACGATCTGCGTTTTCCTGTTTTCGCTAGAAATGTCGAAAATTATGATCTTCTTTTGTATGTTGCCAATTGGCCAAAAGTTAGAACAAACGCTTGGGACACTTTGCTAAACGCGCGCGCCATAGAAAATTTAAGTTATGTTGCCGGCGTAAATACGGTAGGTTTTGATGATAATAATTTTGAACATAATGGTCATACCCAATTAATTGATTTCTGGGGAAATTATATAATAAAGCCACAAGAAACAGCAGGTGTTTTTGTGGCTGAATTGGATAAAAATATAATGTTAGAAACCCGAAGAAAACTTAATTTTCTAGGTGATCGTGATACTTTCGAAATTAAAATCTAG
- a CDS encoding Ig-like domain-containing protein: MLKNTLKYISFIILISMISCAKRGSITGGLKDTLAPVLVSSYPENYSTNFKGNTITLNFDEYVKLKNTNKQLIISPPLKNEPLITPSTVSKFIKIEIKDTLQPNTTYSLNFGQAITDNNEGNALNQFKYIFSTGSHIDSLKLNGRIKDSYEKHVDNFVSVMLYEVNDKFKDSTIYKEFPRYITNTLDSMRTFQFENLKEGKYLLVALKDKGSNNKFNPKDDKIGFLKNYVTIPTDTVYEVELFKETLPLKTFKPIQASGNRLFLPYEGKQNFKNSKPKIVLKNGSEVLETIVTQLPKKDSLQVWYKPIKADSLSLEVSKENYDKRFSFKIKALKKDTLNIKAVQNGQINFRERFTLETETPLVKFDKSKITLVNKDSVAVPYTTEYDEFDQKLYIDFKKEPLEKYNFTFLPGALTDFYEKTNDTLSYKLSTKEAADYGNIILNLKNVKRFPIIVELTNKKGDVVLASDYSEGATTLEFNLLQPEVFTVRIIYDDNKNKMYDTGSFLEKRYSEEVFYNQEEFDVRANWDRNETIDLSVPFNPEVEKKQDEKKKKDEEKKRKAF; the protein is encoded by the coding sequence ATGTTGAAAAACACTCTAAAATATATTTCATTTATAATTTTAATATCAATGATAAGCTGCGCTAAAAGAGGCAGTATTACAGGCGGTTTAAAAGATACTTTAGCACCGGTTTTGGTATCAAGTTATCCTGAAAATTATAGTACAAACTTTAAAGGAAACACTATCACTTTAAATTTCGACGAATATGTTAAGCTGAAAAATACCAATAAACAGTTGATTATTTCTCCGCCATTAAAGAATGAACCGTTAATAACACCAAGTACCGTTAGTAAATTTATTAAGATTGAAATTAAAGATACTTTACAGCCCAACACAACTTACAGTTTAAATTTCGGGCAGGCTATTACGGATAATAATGAAGGAAATGCTTTAAACCAATTCAAATATATTTTCTCCACAGGATCTCATATTGATTCGCTTAAACTGAACGGACGAATTAAAGATTCATACGAAAAACATGTAGATAATTTTGTTTCGGTAATGCTTTATGAAGTAAATGATAAATTTAAAGATTCTACTATTTACAAAGAATTTCCGCGTTATATCACCAACACTTTGGATAGTATGCGAACTTTCCAGTTTGAAAATCTAAAAGAAGGAAAATATCTTTTAGTGGCATTAAAGGATAAGGGAAGCAACAATAAATTTAATCCGAAAGATGATAAAATTGGGTTTCTTAAAAATTATGTTACGATTCCGACTGACACTGTTTACGAAGTAGAATTATTTAAAGAAACACTGCCTTTAAAAACTTTTAAACCTATTCAAGCTTCTGGAAATAGATTGTTTCTTCCTTATGAAGGAAAACAGAATTTTAAGAATTCGAAACCGAAAATTGTCCTTAAAAACGGAAGCGAAGTTCTAGAAACTATAGTTACGCAGCTTCCTAAAAAGGATTCCCTGCAAGTTTGGTACAAACCGATAAAAGCAGATTCATTATCGCTTGAAGTTTCAAAAGAAAACTATGACAAGAGGTTTTCTTTTAAAATCAAAGCTTTAAAAAAGGATACTCTTAATATCAAAGCAGTACAAAATGGCCAAATTAATTTTAGAGAGCGCTTTACATTGGAGACCGAAACTCCTTTGGTAAAATTTGACAAATCTAAAATCACTTTAGTCAATAAAGATTCTGTAGCAGTTCCGTATACGACTGAATATGACGAATTTGATCAAAAACTATATATTGATTTCAAAAAAGAGCCTTTAGAAAAATACAATTTTACTTTCCTGCCAGGCGCTTTGACTGATTTTTATGAAAAAACAAACGATACATTATCTTATAAACTCAGCACCAAAGAAGCAGCAGATTATGGAAACATCATTTTAAATCTAAAAAATGTAAAACGTTTTCCTATAATTGTCGAATTGACGAATAAAAAAGGAGATGTTGTTTTAGCCAGCGATTATTCTGAAGGTGCAACAACTTTAGAATTTAATTTACTCCAGCCAGAAGTTTTTACGGTGCGTATTATTTACGATGACAACAAAAACAAGATGTATGACACGGGTAGTTTCCTAGAAAAACGATACTCTGAAGAAGTATTCTACAATCAGGAAGAATTTGATGTCCGCGCCAATTGGGATCGAAACGAAACTATCGATTTAAGTGTTCCGTTTAATCCAGAAGTCGAGAAAAAACAAGACGAGAAAAAGAAAAAAGATGAAGAAAAGAAACGGAAAGCTTTCTAG